A window of Chlorobium phaeobacteroides DSM 266 genomic DNA:
TTTGAAGTGGCACGGGGATTCCGCAAGAGCTCTCTGGATGGGGATTCGGCGACATCGCCGCTTGACGGCTATCTTGAACGCGAATATCTTGTTATGGCCGTAACGGGAAACCGTTATCCGAGAGCATGGAACCAGCCGTCCGGAAGCAGCGATGTCTATGATTTGACAGGAGCGGTAGAGATGCTTTTGGAGAAGCTGAATTTACTTGATAAATCAGAGCTTAATTTTTATAATGACAGGACTGTCGGTATCGAACTGATGCTGACAAGAGAGGGGAAAACCCGCAATTGTCCTGCGGGGGTTGTTCAGATAATGGATCCCGGACTTCTGAAACATTTTGCCATTACACAGGATGTGTTTATCGCTGAAATCGATAGCGCAGTTCTCGAGGCATGTTTTAATCCGGATGTGATCTATGAACCACCGTCGAAATTCCCTGTAGTACAGAGGGATCTTTCGTTTGTGTTGCCGAGGTCGGTAACAGTTCAGTCACTTGTTCGGCTTGTTCGAACAAGTGACCCGTATATCAGGAGTGTGTCTGTTTTCGATCTTTTTGAGGCTCGTGAAGAAGATGGCGGTGAGCGTCGCGTCGCCCTCTCAATGGAAATCGCAGACTACAATGGAACACTGCATGATGAACGGATCAACGAGATTCTTCTGCATGTCGGCAGCAGTGCCGAAAGTAAACTTGGTGCGGTAATTCGACAAGTCTGATACTCTTTGTTGCATGCATGATCCGGAAGCGCAGAAAAGCAAGGCTGAAACACTCCTTCTTGAAGAAAATATAGGAAAGATCATTGCCCGGCTGCATGACTGCCGCAAAGAGAATGAGTTGTTGCGATCTGAAATAGTAAGTCTGCAGAATATTCTGAGATCCTGTAAATTACCGGGCAGCGAAAATTCCGCAGCCGGTGACCTTGATAACGGTTCAGCAGGAGGGTTTTCTTATGCTGAAAAGCTGCAGGTACGCCAAAAGCTCGTACAGATTCTTCAGAGAATAGAGATGGAGCTCAGAAGCGGTCAGACACTGTAAGGTATCGAAATGGAAAAAATTGATGTAAATGTTTACGGTGATAATTATCCCTTAAGGGCAGAAAGGCGCGAGCTTACAGAAAAAGCCGCTCAGGATGTCGATGGGCTCATGCGTCATTTTGCAGAAAAGGCTCCGGCTTTTGCGCCGGTAAAGCTTGCTGTACTTTCCGCGATTTCATTCGCGGAAAAAAAAATAGAGCTTGAAGAAGAATTGTCACTGCTTAAGCAGAAAATTGCCGGGTTTAATATATTTATCGGGCAAAATCTCCAATAAAGATTTACATTAAAATCAGAAGAAATATCCGCACCAGGATATCGGGGTGTATGTAAGTAAAAGAACTAACATCAATAAATCGGGAGCCGTACTCTTCTTTTTGATTGCAGGCCTTATTGAGCTTTTTCGGTACAACCGGAAGTTCAACGGTTATGGAAACAGAGCCGCATTGGAAGCAAAAAACCTGAAGGAGGCGCCCACCGTGTCAAACGGGTTCTTGAATCTTACACATCCCGCCATGGTGCGGTTTTTTTTTGTTTAATACGGTGTTTTCTGTTACTCAGGACAGAAGCATGAAAAAGGAGGTAGTTTGATGGGTATTTTCTTCATAAGCCTGGTTTTGATTGTTCTTGCATCAGTTGTTTTTTTTGTGGGTGGTTTTTTTCTGGGACGCTATTTTCTCGAACGAATAGGTACGACAAAAATCCTTGAAGCAGAGGAACGCGCAGTGCAGATTGTCCAGGAGGCTCAGAAAGAGGCCAATGAATACAAGGAACTCAAGGTCAGCGAGGTAAATCAGGAGTGGAAAAAGAAGCGAAGGGAGTTCGATCAGGAGGTTGTTATCAAGAACAACAAGTTCAACCAGATGCAGAAACAGGTTTTGCAGAAGGAGGGGCAGTTGAAAAAGCAGTCCCAGGATCTCAGGGATATGGAACGGAAGCTTCAGGATCAGCGTAAGGAAATTGAGCAGACCATGGAGACGGTGAACCTCCGTTCTTCCGAGCTCGAAAGAATTACCCTGGAGCAGAATCAGCGTCTTGAGAGCATCAGTAACCTTCAGGCTGACGAAGCCAGGCAGATGCTGGTGGACAACATGCTTGCAAAAGCAAGGGAAGAGGCTACCGAGACTATTCACCAGATTCATGAAGAGGCTGAACAGCAGGCAGAGCGGCTTGCTGAAAAAACGCTGCTCACAGCTATTCAGAGAATCTCTTTTGAACAGGCTACTGAAAACGCCCTCTCTGTGGTGCATATTCAGAGCGACGAACTCAAAGGCAGGATTATCGGACGGGAAGGCCGCAACATCAAGGCATTTGAAAATGCTACCGGTGTCGATATTATTGTTGACGATACCCCTGAGGTGGTTATTCTATCCTGTTTTGATCCGCTGCGTCGCGAACTTGCAAAACTCACCCTGCAGAAACTTCTGGTCGACGGCATTATTCATCCGGTTGCAATTGAAAAAGCCTATGAGGATGCTAAAAAAGAGATCGATGACGTGATCATGAGCGCAGGCGAAGAGACCATATCCTCATTGCAGATACCGGATATGCCTGCCGAGGTTGTGGGTTTGATCGGAAAAATGAAGTACCACACGGTTTATGGCCAGAACCTTCTGCAGCACAGTCGTGAGGTAGCCATGCTTGCCGGACTGATGGCTTCTGAACTCAAACTCGATGCACGGGTAGCTAAAAGAGCCGCACTTCTGCATGATATCGGCCTTGTGCTTCCTGAAAGCGATGAGCCGCATGCCATTGCCGGAAGAAACTTCCTGAAAAAGTTCAATGAGTCAGCCGTTGTGCTCAACGCAGTTGCTGCGCATCACGGCGACGTGGTCAAGGAATCACCGATTGCGGAACTTGTTGATGCGGCAAACGTTATTTCTCTTTCACGCCCAGGCGCTCGTGGCGCGGTAACCGCCGATGGAAATGTCAAACGTCTGGAGAGTCTTGAGGAAATTGCCAAGGGATTTCCCGGTGTACTCAAGACCTATGCGCTGCAGGCAGGACGCGAGATCCGGGTTATTGTCGAGGGCGACAATGTGAGCGACTCACAGGCAGATGTTCTTGCCCATGATATCGCTCGCAAGATTGAGTCCGAGGTTCAGTACCCCGGACAGATAAAGGTATCGATTATTCGCGAAAGACGTTCAATCGCCTACGCAAAGTAAACGGTTTGCACCGATGCCGGGGGAGAGCCTACAGCTTTCCCTTGGTTGAGGGGATTGTTGTTCCTGTAATTCTCACGGCATCCTTCATGGCATAGGCAAACGACTTGAACAGTGCTTCGATCTTGTGGTGCGTGTTTTTTCCCTCCAGAATGGCAAGATGGATGTTGGCCTGCATGGTTCTTGAGAGCGAAACAAAAAAATGCTCCACCATCTCTGTTGAAAATCCCTCGATAACAGGCCGCTTGAACTCCGCATTGAAGACGCAGTAACTTCTGCCTCCAAGATCAAGGGCACAACGAGCCAGAGCTTCATCCATCGGGATGATAGCCCAGCCATACCGCTGCAAGCCTGTTTTGTCGAGCAGCGCTTCGCTGATGGCGCTGCCGATGACAAGAGCGACATCTTCAACGCTGTGGTGGTCATCAACATCGAGATCTCCGTTGCATACAAGCGACATATCAAATCCGGAATGCCGGCAGAAGTTGGCAAGCATATGGTCAAGAAATGCGACACCCGAATTGATGGATCCGTGACCGGTTCCATCTATCAGAACCGTTACGGTGATATCGGTTTCTTTTGTTTTTCTTGATACAGTCGCGGTACGGACAGGGTTGACTACGTTTTCAGGCATGGAAGCGTTACCGGATAAATTTATTGAAAAAGTAAAAGAGAATGCTCAGTACTGCCGAAAGAAGCAGTGAGGAGCCAAGTGGAAAATAAAAACTGAACCTCTCTCCTCGAAAGCTGAAATCAAGCGGAAGTTTGCCAAACCAGTTCAGCAAGTCCGGGAACCCGTATTTTTGGGCCGCAAGCAGCAAGAGACCAGCAAGGACGGCAACCAGACCTGACAGGACAAGCATTTTTCCGGCATCTGAAAACACGGCTTGGAAAAAGTTTAAAAGTTGCTAAATTTAGGCCTTCACCAGGTGAGCTGGTGTTTTTCTAAAGATACGATAATAGGGAAATTTATTTCAGCGGCTGGCTATGCATGTTTTTATTGTAGTACTTGGTTTGCTTGCCTCGATATTGCTTATCGGTGTTATACTTCTGCAAAGCCCGAAAAGCGGCAGCGGACTTACCGGCGGCATATCCAGTCTTGGCACTGTCCAGACACTTGGCGTCAGAAGAACTGGCGATTTTCTCAGTAAAATTACAGCTATTCTTGCAGCTCTTGTGCTGCTGCTCTGTTTTGCAGCCCAGTTTACGCTGCCTGCACGAGAGGCAAGACTGAAGTCAAAAAGCATTCTTCAGGAAACAGCTCCCGTGCTTCCGCAGACGCCGATAAAACAACTGCCCTCAGCACCTGTGCAGCCCTCTCTTCCGGCAAAATGATACCATGCACCCGTGGCTCAATCGGTAGAGCAACTGACTCTTAATCAGTGGGTTGGAGGTTCGAGTCCTCCCGGGTGCACCAGTAACATAACCCGCAGTTCTGCAAGGAATTGCGGGTTTTATTTTTTCAGGGATACGCGTTCTGTTGCCGGTAAAGCTGTTTTCCTGTCGGACGGTTTAGACGGGTCAATCCGTCATGCCTGTCGGACGGGAAAAAATTCGCTCTGAAAGGGCAAATCCGCGATGGCAGGACAAAAACCGGGATGACCCCTTCCCCTCTGTCATCTCGACCTCCCCCCCTTGTCATCTCGACCAAAGGGAGAGATCTCTCTTTCTTTCCTTTCCCCCAATTCAGCCCTCATTGCTCAGGTCTCGGAACTCGTATCTTTTCCTTTCCCCCTGACGCTCCACCGCCATTGCATTGAGATCCCTCTCTTCGTTCGGGATGACAGGACGGGAAGAAATCGGGATGACAGGACGGGACAAAATCGGGATGACAGGACAGGAAAAAATCGGAATGCCGGGAAAAAATCGGGATGAAATATTCCGGACGGAAATGAAGCGTCAAGCCGGAATACCGGCTATGCGACGCCAGTGAAAATGGTTTGAGAATCAGCGCATTATTACCTACTTTATACCCTGGAGCATATCCGGCCCTCGCAGAGTTACAAAACCACTAACAAACACCATGCCGGTGGTGCGGGATGTATGGCAAATTGGCCCACTATCTTAGACGATCAGCTTTCTTGAAACTCCAAACGTGGAAAGAGGACATGCAAGTAACAAAAAGTATCGGGGTCTCTTTTGTTAAAGGGTCTGGTGGACGATCGGATGTCGTTTCGTCGCGCGGCCGTTCTGTTTCGCTTCTCTTCTGCGGTTTTCTTGTTTTTCTTTTACTGTCGGTATCGCCGGCCTTGCGGGCTGCCGATCCGCCTCCGCCACCGCCAAATCCGTCGTCTTCTTCCTTCGTAGGGCAAACTGTAACAAATCCTGCGAACGGTATAGTGACGAAGGTGGCCAGGTTGATCGTTGACCCGTTGGACACTCCTAATCCAGGTACGATTGCATTTGTGTACACAGAGGATGATTATGCGATACTGGTGAAACCCGTTGGTGCGTTCATATACAATAAAGACAACCCCCCTTTGGCTTACAAGATTGAGAGCAAGGATACAGTAAATAAAACTGTACAGCTATCTCAGGTTAATGCTGTTAATTATGATGGTACCCTTAAAATTGCGAACCTTCAGTATCAGGGAACAATAACCAACTTTGAAAAATATTTTGCTCTCAATCCCCCTCTGGGTCCTGATCCGCCTTCAGATGATAGTGTAACCCTGGCAAACGGGGTACGCATTGTCAGTACAGGGCGCGGGGGGAGCAACGGCCATGCCGGCGCACTGTTTGTGCCTCCCGGAGCAGGAGGAAACGGAGCCCCTGGTAAAGCGGTCAGTTACACGAACGCTCTTAATATTTCGACAACAAACCAGATTGGCATCGAGGCCGGCAGCATCGGCGGAAAGGGAGGTAAAGGCGGTGATTCATACCTGTCTTTCTGGAATGGGAGGGCTGGCGGCGATGGCGGCGCAGGCGGTTCCGTAAGCGTGACCAATCCTTCCGGCTATCGGGTGGCCACCACAGGCGAAAACATGCATGGCATTTTCGCTTACAGCCGTGGCGGAGCAGCGGGTAACGGCGGTGACGGATATGGGGCACCTGGAGGAGGTGATGGAGGGCATTCCAGCAATGGCGGAGACGTTACGGTAAATAATAATGGCACTATTATTACCACAGGGAATGGTGCTTTCGGTATTTACGGTTTGAGTGTCAGTAACAGCGGTGGGGGTGGCGGAAGCCAGTGGGGTGTTGTCGGAACAAGCGGGAAGGGAGGTGTTGGAGGCAACGGCGGATCGGTTACTATTACCAACGATGTTTCCGGCGGGATTTATACCTCCGGGGAGTATGCGCACGGTATTCTTGCCCAGAGTATCGGCGGGTCTGGCGGTTCAGCAGGCAACTCAGGAAATCTCATCATTTCTTTGCAAGAAAGTGGTGATACGGGAGGCGCTGGCGGTGCTGTTACAGTCACCAATAAAGGGGTTATTTCCACAACAGGTAGTTACTCTCGTGGTATCTTTGCCGAGAGCATCGGCGGAGGTGGTGGCACAGGAGGCTCAACATGGGGCGGAGTGCTTGCTCTTGGAG
This region includes:
- a CDS encoding cell division protein ZapA — protein: MEKIDVNVYGDNYPLRAERRELTEKAAQDVDGLMRHFAEKAPAFAPVKLAVLSAISFAEKKIELEEELSLLKQKIAGFNIFIGQNLQ
- the rny gene encoding ribonuclease Y — its product is MGIFFISLVLIVLASVVFFVGGFFLGRYFLERIGTTKILEAEERAVQIVQEAQKEANEYKELKVSEVNQEWKKKRREFDQEVVIKNNKFNQMQKQVLQKEGQLKKQSQDLRDMERKLQDQRKEIEQTMETVNLRSSELERITLEQNQRLESISNLQADEARQMLVDNMLAKAREEATETIHQIHEEAEQQAERLAEKTLLTAIQRISFEQATENALSVVHIQSDELKGRIIGREGRNIKAFENATGVDIIVDDTPEVVILSCFDPLRRELAKLTLQKLLVDGIIHPVAIEKAYEDAKKEIDDVIMSAGEETISSLQIPDMPAEVVGLIGKMKYHTVYGQNLLQHSREVAMLAGLMASELKLDARVAKRAALLHDIGLVLPESDEPHAIAGRNFLKKFNESAVVLNAVAAHHGDVVKESPIAELVDAANVISLSRPGARGAVTADGNVKRLESLEEIAKGFPGVLKTYALQAGREIRVIVEGDNVSDSQADVLAHDIARKIESEVQYPGQIKVSIIRERRSIAYAK
- the hisB gene encoding imidazoleglycerol-phosphate dehydratase HisB, giving the protein MPENVVNPVRTATVSRKTKETDITVTVLIDGTGHGSINSGVAFLDHMLANFCRHSGFDMSLVCNGDLDVDDHHSVEDVALVIGSAISEALLDKTGLQRYGWAIIPMDEALARCALDLGGRSYCVFNAEFKRPVIEGFSTEMVEHFFVSLSRTMQANIHLAILEGKNTHHKIEALFKSFAYAMKDAVRITGTTIPSTKGKL
- a CDS encoding DUF2905 family protein translates to MLVLSGLVAVLAGLLLLAAQKYGFPDLLNWFGKLPLDFSFRGERFSFYFPLGSSLLLSAVLSILFYFFNKFIR
- the secG gene encoding preprotein translocase subunit SecG; this translates as MHVFIVVLGLLASILLIGVILLQSPKSGSGLTGGISSLGTVQTLGVRRTGDFLSKITAILAALVLLLCFAAQFTLPAREARLKSKSILQETAPVLPQTPIKQLPSAPVQPSLPAK